One Pseudomonas fluorescens genomic region harbors:
- the putA gene encoding trifunctional transcriptional regulator/proline dehydrogenase/L-glutamate gamma-semialdehyde dehydrogenase: MATTTLGVKLDDPTRERLKAAATSIDRTPHWLIKQAIFNYLEKLEGGATLTELNGLTAKDADEAGEVHTDHAHQCFLEFAESILPQSVLRASITAAYRRPEPEVVPMLIEQARLPAPMAEATNKLAATIAEKLRNQKSAGGRAGIVQGLLQEFSLSSQEGVALMCLAEALLRIPDKGTRDALIRDKISTGNWHPHLGNSPSLFVNAATWGLLLTGKLVSTHNEAGLTSSLSRIIGKSGEPMIRKGVDMAMRLMGEQFVTGETIAEALANASKFEAKGFRYSYDMLGEAALTEVDAQKYLASYEQAIHSIGKASHGRGIYEGPGISIKLSALHPRYSRAQYERVMDELYPRLLSLTLLAKQYDIGLNIDAEEADRLELSLDLLERLCFEPQLTGWNGIGFVIQAYQKRCPYVIDYVIDLARRSRHRLMIRLVKGAYWDSEIKRAQVEGLEGYPVYTRKVYTDVSYIACARKLLSVPEVIYPQFATHNAHTLSAIYHIAGQNYYPGQYEFQCLHGMGEPLYEQVVGKVSEGKLNRPCRVYAPVGTHETLLAYLVRRLLENGANTSFVNRIADQSISIQELVADPVAQIEQMATVEGGFGLPHPRIPLPRDLYGTERANSSGIDMANEHRLASLSCALLATAHNDWKAAPMLGCASSNETPVAVLNPSDHRDVVGHVQEATVEDVDNAIQCALNAAPIWQATPPAERAAILERAADLMEGEIQPLMGLLAREAGKTYANAIAEVREAVDFLRYYAVQARNDFSNDAHRPLGPVVCISPWNFPLAIFSGQVAAALAAGNPVLAKPAEQTPLVAAQAVRLMLEAGIPEGVLQLLPGRGETVGAGLVGDERVKGVMFTGSTEVARLLQRNIAGRLDSQGRPIPLIAETGGQNAMIVDSSALTEQVVIDVVSSAFDSAGQRCSALRVLCLQEDSADRVIEMLKGAMAESRLGNPERLSVDIGPVIDAEAKAGIDKHIQGMRDKGRNVYQVAIADSEEVKRGTFVMPTLIELESFDELQREIFGPVLHVVRYKRKELDQLIGQINASGYGLTLGVHTRIDETIAKVIDNVNAGNVYVNRNIVGAVVGVQPFGGEGLSGTGPKAGGPLYLYRLLATRPTDAIEQSFARGDAVIAPDVRLRDAMSKPLHALKAWAESNKYADLSSLCVQYAAQSQSGITRVLAGPTGEKNSYAILPREHVLCLAEVEGDLLTQLAAVLAVGGSAVWPESDISKALFARLPKDIQARIKLVSDWAKDDVVFDAVLHHGHSDQLRGVCQQIAKRAGAIVGVQGLSQGETNIALERLVIERALSVNTAAAGGNASLMTIG; encoded by the coding sequence ATGGCTACCACCACCCTTGGGGTCAAACTCGATGACCCGACCCGCGAGCGCCTGAAGGCTGCCGCAACCTCGATTGATCGCACGCCGCACTGGCTGATCAAGCAGGCAATTTTCAATTACCTGGAAAAACTCGAGGGTGGTGCAACCCTGACCGAGCTGAACGGTTTGACCGCCAAGGACGCCGATGAGGCGGGCGAAGTCCACACCGATCACGCTCACCAGTGCTTCCTCGAATTCGCTGAAAGCATCCTGCCGCAATCCGTTTTGCGCGCTTCGATCACCGCCGCTTACCGTCGCCCTGAGCCAGAAGTCGTGCCGATGCTGATCGAGCAGGCACGTCTACCGGCACCAATGGCCGAAGCCACCAATAAACTCGCCGCGACTATCGCGGAAAAACTGCGTAACCAGAAAAGTGCCGGCGGTCGTGCGGGCATTGTTCAGGGGCTGCTGCAGGAATTTTCCCTGTCGTCGCAGGAAGGCGTGGCGCTGATGTGCCTGGCTGAAGCGCTGCTGCGTATCCCGGACAAGGGCACTCGCGACGCACTGATCCGCGACAAGATCAGCACTGGCAACTGGCATCCGCATTTGGGCAACAGCCCATCGCTGTTCGTTAACGCTGCGACCTGGGGCCTGCTGCTGACCGGCAAACTGGTGTCGACGCACAACGAAGCCGGCCTGACCTCCTCGCTCAGCCGCATCATTGGCAAGAGTGGCGAGCCGATGATCCGCAAGGGCGTCGACATGGCCATGCGCCTGATGGGCGAGCAGTTCGTCACCGGCGAAACCATCGCCGAAGCGTTGGCCAACGCGAGCAAGTTCGAAGCCAAAGGCTTCCGTTATTCCTACGACATGCTCGGTGAAGCGGCACTCACCGAAGTCGACGCGCAAAAATACCTGGCCTCGTACGAACAAGCGATCCACTCGATCGGCAAAGCCTCCCACGGTCGTGGGATTTATGAAGGCCCGGGCATTTCCATCAAGCTTTCGGCACTGCACCCGCGTTACAGCCGTGCGCAGTACGAGCGGGTGATGGATGAGTTGTATCCGCGTCTGCTGTCGCTGACCTTGCTGGCCAAGCAATACGACATCGGCCTGAACATTGACGCCGAAGAAGCCGACCGTCTGGAACTGTCGCTGGATCTGCTCGAGCGTCTGTGCTTCGAACCGCAACTGACCGGCTGGAACGGTATCGGTTTTGTTATTCAGGCTTACCAGAAGCGTTGCCCGTACGTGATCGACTACGTGATCGATCTGGCGCGCCGCAGCCGTCACCGTCTGATGATCCGCCTGGTAAAAGGCGCGTACTGGGACAGCGAAATCAAGCGCGCCCAGGTCGAAGGTCTGGAAGGCTATCCGGTCTACACCCGCAAGGTGTACACCGACGTTTCCTACATCGCTTGCGCACGCAAACTGCTGTCGGTGCCGGAAGTCATTTACCCGCAATTCGCCACGCACAACGCCCATACCCTGTCGGCGATTTACCACATCGCCGGTCAGAACTATTACCCGGGCCAGTACGAATTCCAGTGCCTGCACGGCATGGGCGAACCGCTCTACGAACAAGTTGTAGGCAAAGTTTCCGAAGGCAAGCTGAACCGTCCGTGCCGCGTGTACGCTCCGGTTGGCACTCACGAAACCTTGCTCGCCTACCTCGTCCGTCGCTTGCTGGAAAACGGCGCGAACACCTCGTTCGTCAACCGCATCGCCGACCAGTCGATATCGATTCAGGAACTGGTCGCCGATCCCGTGGCGCAGATCGAGCAAATGGCGACCGTGGAAGGTGGTTTCGGCCTGCCGCACCCGCGCATTCCGCTGCCGCGTGACCTGTACGGTACCGAGCGCGCCAATTCCAGCGGCATCGACATGGCCAACGAGCATCGTCTGGCGTCGTTGTCTTGCGCCCTGCTGGCGACTGCACACAACGACTGGAAAGCCGCGCCGATGCTCGGTTGCGCCTCCAGCAACGAAACACCGGTTGCCGTTCTGAACCCGTCGGACCACCGCGATGTGGTCGGTCATGTTCAGGAAGCCACCGTCGAAGACGTCGACAACGCCATTCAATGCGCGCTGAACGCCGCGCCGATCTGGCAGGCCACCCCGCCGGCCGAACGTGCGGCAATTCTGGAACGTGCCGCTGACTTGATGGAAGGCGAGATCCAGCCGCTGATGGGCCTGTTGGCTCGTGAAGCCGGCAAGACCTACGCCAACGCCATCGCTGAAGTCCGCGAAGCCGTCGACTTCCTGCGCTATTACGCGGTGCAAGCGCGCAACGATTTCAGCAACGACGCCCACCGCCCACTGGGTCCGGTGGTGTGCATCAGCCCGTGGAACTTCCCGCTGGCGATCTTCAGTGGTCAAGTGGCTGCAGCGTTGGCTGCCGGTAACCCGGTACTGGCCAAACCCGCTGAGCAAACCCCGCTGGTCGCCGCTCAGGCCGTGCGCCTGATGCTCGAAGCCGGGATCCCGGAAGGCGTTCTGCAACTGCTGCCGGGTCGCGGTGAAACCGTCGGCGCTGGTCTGGTAGGCGACGAGCGCGTCAAAGGCGTGATGTTCACTGGCTCCACCGAAGTTGCGCGTCTGCTGCAACGCAACATCGCTGGCCGTCTCGACAGCCAGGGCCGTCCGATTCCGCTGATCGCCGAAACCGGTGGCCAGAACGCAATGATCGTCGACTCCTCGGCACTGACCGAACAAGTCGTGATCGACGTGGTGTCGTCGGCGTTCGATAGCGCCGGTCAGCGCTGCTCGGCGCTGCGGGTACTGTGTCTGCAGGAAGATTCCGCCGATCGCGTCATCGAAATGCTCAAAGGTGCGATGGCCGAAAGCCGTCTCGGCAACCCTGAGCGCCTGTCCGTGGACATCGGCCCGGTGATCGACGCCGAAGCCAAGGCTGGCATCGACAAGCACATCCAGGGCATGCGCGATAAAGGTCGCAACGTGTACCAGGTAGCGATTGCCGACAGTGAAGAGGTCAAACGCGGCACCTTCGTCATGCCGACGCTGATCGAGCTGGAAAGCTTCGACGAGTTGCAACGTGAGATTTTCGGCCCGGTGCTGCACGTGGTGCGCTACAAGCGCAAAGAGCTGGATCAGCTGATCGGCCAGATCAACGCTTCCGGTTATGGCCTGACGCTGGGTGTGCACACGCGCATCGACGAGACCATTGCCAAGGTGATCGACAACGTCAACGCCGGTAACGTCTACGTCAACCGCAACATCGTCGGTGCCGTGGTCGGTGTGCAGCCATTCGGCGGCGAAGGCCTCTCGGGTACTGGCCCGAAGGCCGGTGGCCCGCTGTACCTGTACCGCTTGTTGGCGACACGTCCTACCGACGCCATCGAACAATCCTTCGCTCGCGGCGATGCCGTTATCGCCCCGGACGTTCGACTGCGCGATGCAATGAGCAAACCGCTGCATGCGCTGAAAGCCTGGGCCGAGAGCAACAAATACGCGGACCTCAGCAGCCTGTGCGTGCAGTACGCTGCGCAATCGCAGAGCGGCATCACCCGTGTGCTGGCCGGCCCGACCGGCGAGAAAAACAGCTACGCGATCCTGCCGCGTGAACACGTGCTGTGCCTGGCGGAAGTTGAAGGTGATCTGCTGACGCAACTGGCTGCGGTATTGGCCGTCGGCGGTTCGGCAGTGTGGCCGGAGTCCGACATCAGCAAGGCATTGTTCGCACGCCTGCCGAAGGACATTCAGGCGCGGATCAAACTGGTTTCCGACTGGGCCAAGGACGACGTGGTGTTTGACGCGGTACTGCATCACGGCCATTCCGACCAGTTGCGCGGCGTTTGCCAGCAGATTGCCAAGCGTGCCGGCGCGATTGTTGGGGTTCAGGGCTTGTCCCAGGGCGAGACCAACATTGCGCTGGAGCGTCTGGTGATTGAGCGGGCGTTGAGCGTCAACACTGCTGCTGCGGGTGGTAATGCCAGCTTGATGACCATCGGCTAA
- a CDS encoding acyl-CoA dehydrogenase, producing MSETLLSSRNLAFELYEVLDAEGLTRRERFAEHNRETFDAAIGTARNIAEKYFAPHNRKGDENEPRYEDGQAILIPEVKPAVDAFLEAGFLNAARSFDAGGMQLPTLLSQACFAHFQSANAASTSYPFLTMGAANLIESFGSDEQKQRFLQPMIDGRFFGTMALTEPHAGSSLSDIRTRAEPASDGTYRLKGNKIFISGGDHPLSENIVHMVLAKLPDAPPGVKGISLFIVPKFLVNDDGSLGQRNDVLLAGLFHKMGWRGTTSTALNFGDNGECVGYLVGKAHHGLSYMFQMMNEARIGVGMGAVMLGYAGYLYSLEYARERPQGRVPDSKDPSTAPVAIIQHADVRRMLLTQKSYVEGAFDLGLYAARLFDDTTTLETEAERKQAHELLDLLTPIVKSWPSEFCLKANELAIQILGGHGYTREYPVEQYYRDNRLNPIHEGTHGIQSLDLLGRKLAQNGGAGLKQLVRLIANTAERASAHETLIALREPLEKLVARLQTVTIGLLTDLAQGKVNSSLANSALYLKVFGHTVIGWRWLEQAIRAEEGLAKGNAADADFYQGKLQAARYFLTWEVPGCQHELDLLEARDDTCLAMQDAWF from the coding sequence ATGTCCGAGACGCTGCTCAGTTCCCGCAATCTGGCTTTCGAGCTGTATGAAGTCCTCGATGCCGAGGGCCTGACCCGGCGTGAGCGTTTTGCCGAGCACAATCGTGAGACCTTCGACGCCGCCATCGGCACTGCGCGCAACATCGCCGAGAAGTATTTCGCCCCACACAACCGCAAGGGCGACGAAAACGAGCCGCGCTATGAAGATGGCCAGGCAATTCTGATTCCCGAGGTAAAACCTGCGGTGGATGCCTTCCTCGAAGCCGGATTCCTCAACGCCGCGCGAAGTTTCGACGCCGGCGGCATGCAACTTCCTACGTTGCTCTCGCAAGCCTGTTTCGCGCATTTCCAGTCAGCCAACGCCGCTTCGACGTCCTACCCGTTTCTGACCATGGGCGCAGCGAACCTGATTGAAAGTTTCGGCAGCGACGAACAGAAACAACGCTTCCTGCAACCGATGATCGATGGCCGATTCTTCGGCACCATGGCCCTGACCGAACCGCACGCTGGATCATCGCTGTCGGATATTCGCACCCGCGCGGAGCCTGCGTCCGACGGCACCTATCGTCTCAAGGGCAACAAGATTTTCATCTCCGGCGGCGACCACCCGCTTTCGGAGAACATCGTGCACATGGTGCTGGCGAAACTCCCGGACGCGCCGCCGGGGGTCAAAGGCATTTCGCTGTTCATCGTGCCGAAATTTCTGGTTAACGATGACGGCAGCCTCGGTCAGCGCAACGACGTGTTGCTGGCCGGGCTCTTTCACAAGATGGGCTGGCGCGGCACAACATCGACCGCACTGAATTTCGGCGACAACGGCGAGTGCGTTGGCTATCTGGTGGGCAAGGCGCATCACGGGCTGAGCTACATGTTCCAGATGATGAACGAAGCGCGCATTGGCGTCGGCATGGGCGCGGTAATGCTCGGCTATGCCGGTTACCTGTATTCGCTGGAATACGCCCGGGAACGCCCGCAAGGGCGGGTGCCGGACAGCAAGGACCCGTCGACCGCGCCGGTAGCGATCATTCAGCACGCCGATGTCAGACGCATGCTGTTGACGCAGAAATCCTACGTCGAAGGTGCCTTTGACCTCGGCCTGTATGCCGCGCGCCTGTTCGATGACACCACGACGCTGGAAACCGAGGCTGAGCGCAAGCAAGCCCATGAGTTGCTGGATCTGCTCACCCCGATCGTCAAATCCTGGCCGTCGGAGTTCTGCCTCAAGGCCAACGAACTGGCGATCCAGATTCTTGGCGGCCACGGCTACACCCGCGAATATCCGGTGGAGCAGTATTACCGCGACAACCGTTTGAACCCGATCCACGAAGGCACCCACGGCATCCAGTCGCTGGATTTGCTCGGGCGCAAACTGGCACAGAACGGCGGCGCGGGGTTGAAGCAGTTGGTTCGGCTGATCGCCAACACCGCTGAGCGCGCATCAGCCCACGAAACGCTGATTGCGTTGCGCGAACCATTGGAAAAACTGGTGGCGCGCCTGCAAACGGTGACCATCGGTTTGCTGACCGATCTGGCTCAAGGCAAGGTCAACAGCAGCCTGGCAAACTCGGCACTGTACTTGAAGGTATTCGGGCATACGGTGATCGGCTGGCGCTGGCTGGAGCAAGCGATTCGTGCCGAGGAAGGCTTGGCCAAAGGCAACGCCGCGGATGCTGACTTTTATCAGGGCAAGTTGCAGGCGGCACGGTACTTCCTGACGTGGGAAGTGCCGGGCTGTCAGCATGAGCTGGATTTGCTGGAGGCGCGGGATGATACGTGTCTGGCGATGCAGGATGCGTGGTTCTGA
- the putP gene encoding sodium/proline symporter PutP produces MSVSNPTLITFVIYIAAMVLIGLMAYRSTNNLSDYILGGRSLGSVVTALSAGASDMSGWLLMGLPGAIYMSGLSESWIAIGLVIGAYLNWLFVAGRLRVQTEHNGDALTLPDYFASRFEDKSGLLRIISAIVILVFFTIYCASGIVAGARLFESTFGMSYETALWAGAAATIAYTFIGGFLAVSWTDTVQATLMIFALILTPIIVLLATGGVDTTFLAIEAKDPSNFDMLKGTTFIGIISLMGWGLGYFGQPHILARFMAADSVKSIAKARRISMTWMILCLGGTVAVGFFGIAYFSAHPEVAGAVTENPERVFIELAKILFNPWVAGVLLSAILAAVMSTLSCQLLVCSSALTEDFYKTFLRKSASQVELVWVGRAMVLLVALIAIGLAANPENRVLGLVSYAWAGFGAAFGPVVLISVIWKDMTRNGALAGIIVGAVTVVVWKHFELLGLYEIIPGFIFASLAIYFVSKAGEPTRGMVERFQAAEKDFNLNK; encoded by the coding sequence ATGAGCGTAAGCAATCCAACCCTGATCACATTCGTGATCTACATCGCAGCAATGGTGCTGATCGGCTTGATGGCCTATCGCTCCACCAATAACCTTTCTGACTATATTCTCGGCGGTCGCAGCCTCGGCAGTGTCGTTACCGCGCTGTCTGCCGGTGCCTCCGACATGAGCGGCTGGTTGCTGATGGGCCTGCCAGGCGCCATCTACATGTCCGGTCTTTCCGAAAGCTGGATCGCCATCGGTCTGGTCATCGGTGCCTACCTGAACTGGCTGTTTGTTGCCGGCCGTCTGCGCGTCCAGACCGAGCACAACGGCGACGCCCTGACCCTGCCGGACTACTTCGCCAGCCGTTTTGAAGACAAGAGCGGCCTGCTGCGGATTATCTCGGCGATCGTGATTCTGGTGTTCTTCACCATCTATTGCGCTTCCGGCATCGTGGCCGGTGCCCGCCTGTTCGAAAGCACCTTCGGCATGTCCTACGAAACGGCACTTTGGGCCGGTGCGGCGGCGACGATTGCCTACACCTTCATCGGCGGTTTCCTCGCGGTGAGCTGGACCGACACTGTGCAAGCCACGCTGATGATCTTCGCGCTGATCCTGACGCCGATCATCGTTCTGTTGGCCACCGGCGGCGTCGATACCACGTTCCTGGCCATCGAAGCCAAGGACCCGAGCAACTTCGACATGCTCAAGGGCACCACTTTCATCGGCATCATCTCGCTGATGGGCTGGGGTCTGGGCTACTTCGGTCAGCCGCACATCCTCGCGCGTTTCATGGCCGCGGACTCGGTGAAATCGATCGCCAAGGCGCGTCGCATTTCCATGACCTGGATGATCCTGTGCCTGGGCGGCACCGTGGCGGTGGGCTTCTTCGGTATCGCTTACTTCTCGGCGCACCCGGAAGTGGCGGGCGCGGTCACCGAAAACCCTGAGCGTGTGTTCATCGAACTGGCCAAGATCCTCTTCAACCCATGGGTTGCCGGTGTCTTGCTGTCGGCCATTCTGGCTGCCGTGATGAGCACTTTGAGCTGCCAGTTGCTGGTGTGCTCGAGCGCTTTGACCGAAGACTTCTACAAAACCTTCCTGCGCAAATCCGCTTCCCAGGTTGAACTGGTTTGGGTTGGCCGTGCGATGGTGTTGCTGGTTGCCCTGATCGCTATCGGCCTGGCCGCCAACCCGGAAAACCGCGTACTGGGCCTGGTGTCCTACGCCTGGGCTGGTTTCGGTGCGGCGTTCGGTCCGGTTGTACTGATTTCCGTGATCTGGAAAGACATGACCCGCAACGGCGCACTGGCCGGCATCATCGTTGGTGCGGTGACCGTGGTGGTGTGGAAGCATTTCGAACTGCTGGGTCTGTACGAAATCATCCCGGGCTTCATCTTTGCCAGTTTGGCGATCTACTTTGTCAGCAAGGCGGGCGAACCGACTCGCGGCATGGTTGAGCGCTTCCAGGCAGCGGAAAAAGATTTCAATCTGAACAAGTAA
- a CDS encoding cell division protein ZapA gives MNHGTAGVKVISILGEDYSIKAPAGEEQTLLDAALMLKAALADTKRKYPTLIGDRLLVLAAMNLCSQQIEMKKQHQEELDRYQEQVSATVDTIAKTINQG, from the coding sequence ATGAACCACGGCACAGCAGGGGTAAAAGTCATCTCCATTCTCGGGGAGGACTATTCGATCAAGGCACCGGCCGGGGAAGAACAGACCCTGCTGGACGCGGCATTGATGCTCAAGGCCGCTTTGGCCGACACCAAGCGCAAATACCCGACGCTGATCGGTGACCGCTTGCTGGTGCTTGCCGCGATGAACCTGTGTTCGCAGCAGATCGAGATGAAGAAGCAACATCAGGAAGAACTCGACCGTTATCAAGAGCAAGTCAGCGCCACGGTCGATACCATCGCCAAGACCATCAATCAGGGCTGA
- a CDS encoding methyl-accepting chemotaxis protein, protein MQLWRRSIQWQLILSMGTALLVSILIVVGIYTLVVNRLAQSYLVEQALPSSIEATRNDIERILVQPLTAAKDIASNTMVRDWLASGEDSGKTAGFAQYLEGIRAEHKAFTALIIGAESNHYITEKGLDRTLSRATPADAWFYSFLDSNHPRTLNIDNDTATGELALFIDLKVEQAGKVVGVAGLGLSMKELSELIHNFSFGERGKVYLVRSDGLIQVHPEAQFSGKRTLSEQIGANAAQSVMGQKDAVSSSFQRDGEDFLAFSLPLRDLGWTLVAEVPQSQIYAEARKAMWISGGIGLAVALVCLALVVWLAQGLVRPIRQVTAALVAIGSGGGDLTHRLDSSRADELGDLARGFNRFLDSQRGMIGEVLTTSERLRVAVGQVAKVVENTAERSGRQQEMTDMVATAVHEMGLTVQEIAQNAGNAALASQTARDEALQAREVVGGSIRHIESMSDEVGVAAGAVGELAQQVASIDSVLAVIRGVSEQTNLLALNAAIEAARAGDMGRGFAVVADEVRTLARRTQASTDEIQLMIGSLKQGAENAVSSMRTGQAATGTGVESSQRTGASLTAITGQVERISDMNHQVATATEEQSAVTEEINRNVQGISDLARATAGEVRACREDCQMLQKLADDLARQMGGFKLS, encoded by the coding sequence ATGCAATTGTGGCGACGCAGTATTCAATGGCAGCTGATTCTCAGCATGGGCACCGCCCTGCTGGTCAGCATCCTGATCGTGGTTGGCATTTATACCCTGGTGGTCAACCGCCTCGCCCAGAGCTATCTGGTCGAACAAGCCTTGCCGTCGAGCATCGAAGCGACGCGTAACGATATCGAGCGCATCCTCGTCCAGCCGCTCACCGCTGCCAAAGACATTGCCAGCAACACCATGGTCCGTGACTGGCTCGCTTCAGGGGAAGACAGCGGCAAAACCGCTGGCTTCGCACAGTATCTTGAAGGCATCCGCGCCGAACACAAGGCGTTCACAGCGCTGATCATTGGTGCTGAATCCAATCATTACATCACCGAAAAAGGCCTGGATCGCACCCTCAGTCGCGCCACACCGGCCGATGCCTGGTTCTACTCCTTCCTCGACAGCAATCACCCGCGCACCTTGAATATCGATAACGATACCGCCACCGGAGAGTTGGCCTTGTTCATCGACTTGAAAGTCGAGCAGGCTGGAAAAGTCGTGGGCGTTGCCGGGCTTGGCTTGAGCATGAAAGAGCTGTCCGAGCTGATTCACAATTTCAGCTTTGGCGAGCGCGGCAAAGTCTATCTCGTGCGTTCCGACGGTCTGATTCAGGTGCATCCGGAGGCGCAATTCAGCGGCAAGCGCACCTTGAGCGAGCAGATCGGCGCCAATGCGGCGCAATCGGTCATGGGGCAGAAAGACGCGGTCAGCAGCAGCTTTCAAAGGGATGGCGAAGACTTCCTCGCCTTCAGCCTGCCGCTGCGCGATCTGGGCTGGACCCTGGTGGCCGAAGTGCCGCAATCGCAGATCTACGCCGAAGCGCGCAAGGCGATGTGGATAAGTGGCGGCATCGGTCTGGCCGTGGCGCTGGTGTGTCTCGCCCTGGTGGTGTGGCTGGCGCAAGGCTTGGTGCGACCGATTCGGCAAGTAACAGCGGCGCTGGTAGCAATCGGTAGCGGTGGTGGAGATTTGACCCACCGGTTAGATTCCAGTCGTGCCGATGAGCTGGGCGACCTTGCCCGTGGCTTCAACCGTTTCCTCGACAGCCAGCGCGGCATGATCGGCGAAGTGCTGACCACCAGCGAGCGTCTGCGTGTAGCCGTGGGGCAAGTGGCGAAGGTCGTCGAAAACACGGCCGAGCGTTCCGGACGCCAGCAGGAAATGACCGATATGGTTGCAACGGCCGTTCACGAAATGGGCCTGACCGTGCAGGAAATTGCGCAAAACGCTGGCAATGCCGCGTTGGCCTCGCAAACCGCCCGGGATGAAGCGCTGCAGGCACGTGAAGTGGTCGGCGGTTCGATTCGGCATATCGAAAGCATGTCGGATGAGGTCGGCGTGGCCGCTGGCGCGGTCGGTGAATTGGCCCAACAGGTGGCGTCGATCGACTCGGTGCTGGCGGTGATTCGCGGGGTCTCCGAGCAGACCAATCTATTGGCCCTGAACGCTGCCATCGAAGCCGCGCGGGCCGGAGATATGGGCCGGGGCTTTGCGGTGGTTGCTGACGAAGTCCGCACCTTGGCCCGCAGAACCCAAGCCTCCACCGACGAAATCCAGCTGATGATTGGCAGCCTCAAGCAAGGGGCGGAAAACGCCGTTTCGTCGATGCGCACGGGTCAGGCTGCGACCGGCACTGGAGTTGAGTCGAGCCAGCGCACCGGCGCATCACTGACCGCAATCACCGGCCAGGTCGAGCGCATCAGCGACATGAACCATCAGGTGGCGACGGCAACTGAAGAGCAGTCGGCAGTGACCGAAGAGATCAACCGCAATGTGCAAGGGATCTCCGATCTGGCGCGGGCGACGGCGGGGGAGGTCAGGGCGTGTCGTGAGGATTGTCAGATGTTGCAGAAACTGGCGGATGACCTGGCGCGGCAGATGGGTGGGTTCAAGTTGAGTTGA